One window of the Granulicella arctica genome contains the following:
- a CDS encoding acyl-CoA desaturase → MQTEPSVEALTLTRGGQKLALNWLVLSFMILFHVAALAALFFFSWTALAVAVFLHVIAINVGIGMGYHRLLTHRGYKVPRWLEHVLAVCATLSLEGGPLVWVATHRLHHQHTDKAGDPHSPFEGGWWSHAGWVIYGAGASGEPALLARYTPDLVKDPFYVWLNRYHWVPLTLVALGLLAAGGWSWVLWGIFLRVTFGLHATWLVNSATHMWGSRRFATRDESRNNWWVALLTGGEGWHNNHHAHPVSARHGLAWYEFDLNYYGIWLLGKLGVARNINAPSLGQALKTSHPDLTQ, encoded by the coding sequence ATGCAAACTGAACCTTCGGTAGAAGCGCTCACGCTTACCCGGGGTGGACAAAAACTCGCGCTGAACTGGCTTGTCCTCAGTTTCATGATTCTGTTCCATGTGGCGGCTCTTGCGGCTTTGTTCTTCTTCAGTTGGACTGCGCTTGCTGTCGCCGTCTTCCTGCACGTGATTGCTATCAACGTCGGCATCGGTATGGGCTACCACCGCCTGCTGACACACCGTGGTTATAAGGTGCCTCGCTGGCTTGAGCATGTGCTCGCTGTCTGTGCAACCCTGAGTCTTGAGGGAGGGCCGCTCGTTTGGGTCGCTACGCATCGACTACATCATCAGCACACTGACAAGGCCGGCGACCCTCACTCGCCATTCGAAGGTGGTTGGTGGTCTCACGCCGGATGGGTCATTTATGGTGCTGGCGCAAGTGGAGAGCCCGCTTTGCTGGCGCGGTATACGCCCGACCTCGTCAAAGATCCATTCTATGTATGGCTCAATCGATATCATTGGGTCCCCCTCACACTCGTTGCACTTGGCTTACTCGCGGCAGGTGGGTGGTCGTGGGTACTCTGGGGGATTTTTCTACGGGTGACCTTTGGACTGCATGCTACGTGGCTCGTCAATTCAGCCACCCACATGTGGGGCTCACGACGCTTCGCGACTCGGGATGAGTCTCGCAACAACTGGTGGGTCGCTTTGCTTACGGGTGGGGAAGGTTGGCATAACAATCATCACGCCCATCCCGTCTCGGCGCGTCATGGCTTGGCATGGTACGAATTTGATCTGAACTACTACGGTATCTGGCTGCTGGGTAAGTTAGGCGTTGCCAGAAATATCAATGCGCCATCGTTAGGGCAAGCGCTGAAGACATCTCATCCTGATCTCACCCAATAA
- a CDS encoding DNA gyrase inhibitor YacG, with translation MTAPKALFCPTCRKVVPVASEDFPFCSDRCRILDLGKWASGDYKISSPIQDPDLLEELARSNANRHPHETED, from the coding sequence ATGACCGCACCCAAAGCTCTTTTTTGCCCTACATGTCGCAAAGTAGTTCCCGTGGCGAGCGAAGACTTTCCATTCTGCTCAGACCGCTGCCGTATTCTGGACCTTGGTAAATGGGCTAGTGGCGACTATAAAATCTCGTCGCCGATCCAGGATCCCGATCTCCTAGAAGAGTTGGCTCGCTCAAATGCGAACCGACATCCGCACGAGACCGAAGACTAG
- a CDS encoding ribonuclease R family protein, with protein MAHTPYPQSDRELIRLIERSSGHRAGYKQLIRELGLGGGRERRLLLEQLARITLRGDLVKTEFEQWALPHATLAKTARPPRGSGQAGALPVEHRATRDHLIAGKLDLHRDGYGFVRPNQSTSREDDLFIPPNELNGAMQGDEVLVDEAPPGRDGRRSGRVARVLTRRNPTVVGIFHYARPQGRSTWDHAPLIHGNYVTPLDERMTQPILIPDGFEVPATPKDTPHRVLGEEAQVQQSWADPEREGSHNPLEGLAVDVEITDFPTTGRPAKGRVLEMLGPPDAFGVDVEIIIRKHHLPHTFPTNVLAEASASAGQTVDTLPAEELGRRRDFRGLPIVTIDGETARDFDDAVLVTPLPNGNWELQVHIADVSYYVRPGTALDLEARLRGTSVYFPDRAIPMLPPQLSSGMCSLRPDEDRLVLSCLMEVDGRGEILGYEVCEGIIRSARRMTYTQIQAVLDGEEEVRAEFASLVPAFEQMYELALKLNTKRHRRGSIDFDLPEPVILFNPDGNMRSIVRSQRGWSHRLIEEFMLSANECVATWIEHQAVPSVYRIHEMPDPKRIMDFEETAGAFGYSLGFSSLPVKRLQTKGDRRDVRGTDRKAKVHEVAESIPVTPQMYQRLTAKIAGKPEERILAYLMLRSLKQARYSEKNVGHFALASPSYTHFTSPIRRYPDLIVHRLLRDLLEAGADPDGAAILSTDPQPWSSKGDALSRRPEFDEAKAPLPETELAAIASESSQSERRADDAERELMEWKKIKFMQDRVGEDFHAIILSVTKYGFFVELDDLFIEGLVPLASLGNFGGEDRFFFRDTDRQIVGSHSGKVFRMGMRVHVLLDRIDRQQRRLQFALLPDPADTTGVRPKRSKTAATAGGERPHSSPKRTGKKKVRAKVKKSKGKRK; from the coding sequence ATGGCGCACACCCCTTACCCGCAGTCGGACCGCGAGCTGATTCGATTGATCGAGCGCTCAAGTGGTCATCGTGCCGGATATAAGCAGCTGATCCGTGAGCTTGGGCTGGGTGGCGGCCGTGAGCGGCGGCTGTTGCTCGAGCAGTTGGCGCGGATTACGCTCCGCGGCGATCTGGTCAAGACTGAGTTTGAGCAATGGGCGTTGCCGCACGCGACGCTGGCGAAGACGGCCCGTCCGCCGCGAGGGAGTGGGCAGGCGGGAGCGCTTCCGGTGGAGCATCGTGCAACCAGAGATCACCTGATTGCGGGAAAGCTCGATCTGCATCGCGATGGCTACGGCTTTGTGCGGCCGAACCAGAGTACGAGCCGAGAAGATGATCTCTTTATTCCGCCGAATGAGTTGAATGGTGCGATGCAGGGCGACGAGGTGCTTGTGGATGAGGCACCTCCGGGACGCGATGGACGGCGATCCGGGCGCGTGGCCCGGGTGCTTACACGGCGTAATCCTACGGTGGTTGGCATCTTCCATTATGCTCGGCCGCAGGGACGCTCGACGTGGGACCACGCTCCGCTTATTCATGGGAACTACGTGACCCCGCTGGATGAGCGGATGACGCAGCCGATCCTGATTCCGGATGGCTTCGAAGTTCCAGCGACACCGAAGGACACGCCGCATCGTGTGCTGGGCGAAGAGGCGCAGGTGCAGCAGAGCTGGGCTGATCCGGAGCGGGAGGGAAGCCACAATCCGCTTGAGGGATTGGCGGTCGATGTTGAGATCACGGACTTCCCGACAACCGGCAGGCCGGCAAAAGGTAGGGTGCTTGAGATGCTTGGACCGCCGGATGCGTTCGGCGTGGATGTTGAGATCATCATCCGGAAGCACCACCTGCCGCATACCTTTCCGACGAACGTGCTGGCGGAGGCGAGTGCGTCCGCAGGACAGACGGTAGACACGCTTCCGGCGGAGGAACTTGGGCGACGTCGGGACTTTCGCGGATTGCCGATCGTGACGATTGACGGGGAGACGGCGCGGGACTTTGACGATGCGGTGCTGGTGACGCCGCTGCCGAATGGCAACTGGGAACTCCAGGTGCATATTGCGGATGTGAGCTACTACGTTCGTCCGGGGACGGCGCTCGATCTGGAGGCTCGGCTTCGGGGGACCTCGGTTTACTTCCCGGATCGTGCGATTCCGATGCTGCCTCCACAGCTCTCAAGCGGGATGTGTTCGCTGCGGCCGGATGAGGATCGCCTGGTTCTGAGCTGCCTGATGGAGGTGGATGGTCGAGGCGAGATCCTCGGGTATGAGGTGTGTGAGGGGATCATCCGCAGCGCGAGGCGGATGACTTATACGCAGATTCAGGCAGTGCTTGATGGTGAGGAGGAGGTTCGCGCGGAGTTCGCCTCGTTGGTTCCTGCATTCGAACAGATGTATGAGCTAGCTCTGAAGCTGAACACGAAACGGCATCGACGTGGGTCCATTGATTTTGATCTTCCAGAGCCGGTGATCCTTTTCAATCCAGACGGCAATATGCGGTCGATTGTGCGATCGCAGCGAGGCTGGTCGCATCGGCTTATCGAGGAGTTCATGCTCTCGGCGAATGAGTGCGTGGCGACATGGATCGAGCACCAGGCCGTTCCGAGTGTCTATCGAATACACGAGATGCCTGATCCGAAACGGATCATGGATTTTGAGGAGACGGCAGGTGCGTTTGGCTATTCGCTCGGCTTCTCCAGCCTGCCGGTGAAGCGGCTACAGACGAAAGGCGACCGCCGGGATGTGCGGGGGACGGATCGTAAGGCGAAGGTGCACGAAGTTGCGGAGTCGATTCCGGTAACGCCGCAGATGTATCAACGGCTTACGGCCAAGATTGCGGGAAAGCCGGAAGAGCGGATTCTTGCCTACCTGATGCTGCGCTCGCTGAAGCAGGCTCGGTACAGCGAGAAAAATGTCGGACACTTCGCATTGGCCAGCCCGAGTTATACGCATTTCACTTCGCCGATTCGGCGCTATCCGGATCTGATTGTGCATCGACTTCTGCGGGATCTGCTGGAGGCTGGTGCTGATCCGGATGGCGCGGCAATTTTGAGCACTGATCCGCAGCCATGGTCGAGCAAAGGGGATGCGCTGTCGCGTCGACCGGAGTTCGATGAGGCGAAGGCTCCCCTTCCAGAGACCGAGCTGGCGGCTATCGCGAGTGAGTCGAGCCAGTCCGAACGACGCGCCGACGATGCCGAACGGGAGTTGATGGAGTGGAAGAAGATCAAGTTCATGCAGGATCGGGTCGGCGAGGACTTTCACGCGATTATCCTGTCGGTGACGAAATACGGCTTCTTTGTCGAACTCGATGATCTATTTATAGAGGGGCTGGTTCCGCTGGCGAGTCTGGGGAACTTCGGTGGCGAAGATCGATTCTTCTTCCGCGATACCGACCGGCAGATCGTTGGATCGCACTCAGGTAAGGTGTTCCGGATGGGAATGCGCGTGCACGTGCTGCTGGACCGGATTGACCGGCAGCAGCGACGATTGCAGTTTGCGCTCCTGCCTGATCCGGCAGACACGACAGGGGTGAGGCCGAAACGTTCGAAGACGGCGGCGACTGCTGGCGGGGAGCGGCCGCATTCAAGCCCCAAGCGGACGGGCAAGAAGAAGGTCAGGGCTAAAGTGAAAAAGTCCAAGGGCAAGCGTAAGTGA
- a CDS encoding oxidative damage protection protein, which yields MPHMVYCVKYKAELEGLDEPPFDSDFGQKIYKSVSKKAWGEWVERQKMLLNEYRLQPWTREAQDFLVEQMNGFFFSEGDGGALPKEFVAPTH from the coding sequence ATGCCGCACATGGTTTACTGCGTAAAGTACAAGGCTGAGCTTGAAGGACTGGATGAGCCGCCGTTCGACTCTGACTTCGGTCAGAAGATCTACAAAAGCGTTTCGAAGAAGGCCTGGGGCGAGTGGGTTGAGCGTCAAAAGATGCTGCTGAACGAGTACAGATTGCAGCCGTGGACGCGCGAGGCGCAGGATTTCCTCGTAGAGCAGATGAATGGTTTCTTCTTCAGTGAGGGCGATGGCGGAGCGCTGCCGAAGGAATTCGTGGCGCCGACGCACTAA
- a CDS encoding RNA polymerase sigma factor → MQTRSLAASVALAAETERENSVIARGLKRQDPDVLDHLIELYQHRLLRYLLFLTGKREVAEDLFQETWMRVLLRGAQYNGKARFDTWLFTIARNLVIDLSRKRTMASLDEMHEAGDDERPFQIAIDEPSPLEQFQTRENSAEVAEVLLTLEPNYREVLVLRFHEELSLEEIAGVTKAPLSTVKSRLYRGLAALKPEMQRLRSSRPQAETLR, encoded by the coding sequence GTGCAGACACGGTCACTTGCGGCTTCCGTCGCTCTCGCGGCTGAGACAGAACGAGAGAACTCTGTCATTGCGCGTGGCCTGAAGCGTCAAGACCCAGACGTTCTCGATCATCTGATCGAGCTCTACCAGCATCGCCTGCTACGCTACCTGCTTTTTCTTACGGGCAAGCGTGAAGTAGCGGAAGATCTGTTTCAAGAGACCTGGATGCGCGTCCTCCTGCGTGGCGCGCAGTACAACGGCAAGGCACGTTTCGACACCTGGCTCTTCACCATCGCTCGCAACCTGGTCATCGATCTCTCCCGCAAGCGCACCATGGCAAGTCTCGACGAGATGCACGAGGCGGGTGACGATGAGCGTCCATTCCAGATCGCAATTGACGAGCCTTCCCCGCTCGAGCAATTTCAGACTCGTGAAAATAGCGCCGAAGTTGCAGAAGTTTTGCTGACCCTCGAGCCCAATTATCGAGAGGTACTCGTCCTTCGTTTCCACGAGGAACTCTCGCTCGAGGAAATCGCAGGGGTAACCAAGGCTCCTCTTTCCACGGTGAAATCCCGCCTCTATCGCGGGCTGGCTGCTTTGAAGCCAGAAATGCAGCGCCTACGCAGTTCGAGGCCTCAGGCGGAGACTCTCCGATGA
- the glmS gene encoding glutamine--fructose-6-phosphate transaminase (isomerizing): MCGIVGYIGPNAPVPIIIEGLRRLEYRGYDSAGIAVAGGPEGLSLRRAPGKLRNLEAVIAASPIEGSFGIGHTRWATHGRPTEENAHPHRDGTGTLVVVHNGIVENYLALKQELIAKGHTFFSQTDTEIIAHIIQDELELAGSPEPQGKRTADINTSEAVINSQIPTIPLEEAVRRAVKRLSGAFAIGVLSAHEPNKLVAARMGPPAVIGIGEGEYFLASDVPGILHHTRNIHFLADGEVAILTREGVTLTDFTGAPIPLKVQRILWDPIMAEKAGYKHFMLKEINEQPRSIRDTTLGRVSLDTGRVFLQEMQVTADDFRNASQITIAACGTSWHAGLAGKFMIERLARLPVEVDYASEYRYRDPIADPRAIGLLITQSGETADTIAAQRELIAKGSKTLAICNVIGAAVTREAQGTITTNAGPEIGVASTKAFTAQLTALFVFALHLAQVRGTITQEESIHLVTELSKIPGKVEEILRSVDDQCCQLAKIFSTSQDFLFLGRGIHYPIALEGALKLKEISYIHAEGYPAGEMKHGPNALIDETLPVVCIATKDPNDPSSVLKYEKTLSNIQEVTARSGRVIAIAIEGDEEIAQLVEHTIHIPQAPELLLPVLEVVPLQLLAYHIAVRRGCDVDQPRNLAKSVTVE, encoded by the coding sequence ATGTGCGGAATCGTCGGTTATATCGGTCCTAATGCTCCTGTTCCCATCATTATTGAGGGTCTGCGCCGCCTCGAGTACCGCGGCTACGACTCCGCCGGAATTGCCGTTGCCGGTGGGCCGGAAGGTCTTTCGCTGCGCCGCGCACCCGGCAAACTTCGGAATCTTGAGGCGGTTATCGCAGCTTCCCCCATTGAAGGAAGCTTTGGAATCGGGCACACACGCTGGGCGACCCACGGACGTCCGACTGAAGAGAACGCGCACCCCCATCGCGACGGGACGGGAACTCTGGTCGTTGTCCACAATGGCATTGTCGAAAACTATCTTGCACTCAAGCAAGAGCTGATTGCCAAGGGTCACACCTTCTTCTCGCAAACCGATACCGAAATAATCGCTCACATTATCCAGGACGAGCTTGAACTTGCCGGGTCACCTGAGCCGCAGGGGAAGCGCACCGCTGATATCAACACGTCGGAAGCAGTAATCAACTCGCAGATTCCGACGATCCCTCTTGAGGAGGCTGTTCGCCGGGCTGTAAAGCGCCTCTCTGGAGCGTTTGCGATCGGTGTCCTTTCGGCCCATGAGCCGAACAAGCTTGTCGCTGCACGGATGGGACCGCCAGCTGTTATCGGCATCGGTGAAGGAGAGTATTTTCTCGCTTCCGATGTGCCGGGCATCCTTCACCATACCCGTAACATTCATTTTCTTGCTGATGGTGAAGTGGCTATTCTCACTCGCGAGGGTGTGACCCTTACCGACTTCACTGGTGCTCCTATCCCCCTGAAGGTGCAGCGGATTCTCTGGGATCCGATTATGGCCGAGAAAGCCGGCTATAAGCACTTCATGCTCAAGGAGATCAACGAGCAGCCACGTTCGATCCGCGACACGACGCTCGGGCGTGTTTCGCTCGATACCGGCAGGGTGTTTCTGCAGGAAATGCAGGTGACCGCGGACGATTTTCGCAATGCGAGCCAAATCACCATTGCCGCCTGTGGAACGAGTTGGCACGCAGGGCTGGCGGGCAAATTTATGATCGAGCGCCTTGCGCGGTTGCCCGTTGAGGTTGATTACGCCAGCGAATATCGCTATCGGGATCCCATCGCCGATCCGCGCGCAATTGGTCTGCTCATCACGCAATCTGGCGAGACGGCGGATACGATTGCCGCCCAACGTGAGTTGATCGCCAAAGGCTCAAAGACACTGGCGATCTGTAACGTCATTGGTGCGGCCGTTACCCGTGAGGCACAGGGAACCATCACAACCAATGCTGGCCCGGAGATTGGCGTAGCCAGCACAAAAGCGTTCACTGCTCAACTGACTGCTCTTTTCGTGTTCGCTCTGCATCTCGCGCAAGTTAGAGGCACTATTACGCAGGAAGAGTCGATCCACCTGGTGACGGAATTAAGCAAAATTCCGGGCAAAGTTGAGGAGATCCTTCGATCTGTTGACGATCAGTGCTGCCAACTTGCAAAGATTTTTTCAACCTCCCAGGATTTCCTCTTTCTGGGTCGAGGCATTCACTATCCGATCGCTCTTGAGGGCGCGCTGAAGCTGAAAGAGATCAGCTACATCCACGCTGAAGGCTATCCCGCTGGCGAGATGAAGCATGGACCGAATGCACTGATCGACGAGACGCTTCCAGTCGTCTGCATCGCTACAAAAGACCCAAACGATCCGAGCAGCGTGCTGAAGTACGAGAAGACCCTCAGTAATATTCAGGAAGTGACGGCGCGTAGTGGCCGCGTCATCGCCATTGCCATTGAAGGTGATGAAGAGATTGCGCAGCTTGTGGAACACACGATCCACATACCGCAGGCGCCGGAGTTGCTGCTACCCGTGCTTGAGGTAGTTCCACTACAACTGCTTGCTTATCACATCGCCGTTCGTCGCGGTTGTGATGTGGACCAACCAAGAAATCTTGCGAAGTCCGTTACGGTCGAGTAA
- a CDS encoding RNA-binding S4 domain-containing protein has translation MTGIRIDKWLWAARFFKTREQASKACEMSRISSNKQRAKPSREVRLGDMLEIKNEAGDFEVEVLTLSEQRAAAAIAQTYYRETAASMEQRRKVAEERKLLGPDAYTHSARPTKRDRRLIHSFNGRG, from the coding sequence ATGACTGGCATCCGCATCGACAAGTGGCTCTGGGCCGCACGGTTCTTCAAAACTCGCGAGCAGGCCTCAAAAGCCTGCGAAATGAGCCGCATCTCTTCCAATAAGCAACGCGCTAAGCCTTCCCGCGAAGTTCGACTGGGTGACATGCTGGAAATCAAAAACGAGGCTGGCGACTTCGAAGTAGAGGTTCTAACGCTTAGCGAGCAACGCGCTGCGGCAGCTATCGCTCAGACCTACTACCGAGAGACTGCGGCAAGCATGGAGCAAAGACGTAAAGTTGCAGAGGAGCGCAAGCTTTTAGGTCCCGACGCATACACGCATAGCGCGCGCCCAACAAAACGTGACCGTCGTCTCATTCACAGCTTCAACGGCAGAGGCTGA
- the rlmB gene encoding 23S rRNA (guanosine(2251)-2'-O)-methyltransferase RlmB — translation MEVLYGIHPVEEAIRSGARQLDHVSVARERRDEKLDRLLELCRSAGIRVTHESKDTLTKLARSEMHQGVLAVVRERKFLAIEDLMAGEKEGYRFFLALDGVEDPHNLGALLRTAEGAGVDGVIIPERRSAPITATVAKTSAGASEHVKVARVTNLVRSLEQLKQKNVWVLGLDERGSPDYMDFNFNTDCVLVLGREGAGLHDLVKKTCDHLLRIPMAGQVSSLNVSVAGAVVMYEAMRQRRQPVAPPAAPVVLKKRKGLGS, via the coding sequence ATGGAAGTTTTGTACGGTATTCATCCTGTTGAGGAGGCAATTCGTTCGGGCGCACGGCAGCTCGACCATGTCAGCGTTGCTCGAGAGCGGCGCGACGAAAAACTGGATCGCCTGCTCGAACTCTGCCGCTCTGCTGGAATCCGCGTCACCCACGAATCAAAAGACACGCTGACGAAGCTTGCGCGGTCGGAGATGCATCAGGGTGTTCTGGCCGTGGTCCGCGAACGCAAGTTCCTGGCGATCGAAGATTTGATGGCTGGCGAGAAGGAGGGGTATCGGTTCTTCCTCGCACTCGATGGCGTAGAGGATCCCCATAACCTGGGCGCGCTTCTTAGAACTGCTGAGGGCGCAGGCGTGGACGGCGTCATCATTCCGGAACGGCGCTCAGCTCCAATCACTGCTACCGTGGCGAAGACCTCAGCCGGAGCGTCCGAGCACGTAAAGGTCGCCCGCGTTACGAATCTTGTTCGTTCGCTGGAGCAGTTGAAGCAGAAGAATGTCTGGGTGCTGGGCCTCGATGAGCGTGGCTCGCCGGATTACATGGATTTCAATTTTAATACGGATTGCGTTCTGGTCTTAGGTCGCGAGGGAGCAGGCCTGCACGACCTTGTTAAGAAGACCTGTGATCACCTCTTACGCATACCGATGGCTGGCCAAGTCTCTTCGCTCAACGTGTCTGTCGCGGGAGCAGTAGTCATGTATGAGGCAATGCGGCAGCGTCGGCAGCCGGTTGCGCCACCTGCCGCTCCGGTGGTGCTTAAGAAGCGTAAGGGGCTCGGATCTTGA
- a CDS encoding LytR/AlgR family response regulator transcription factor — protein sequence MALTALIIDDEPLARQELQYLLEAIGGIDLLAQGTNGIEAVDLIRLHHPDVVFLDVQMPGLDGFAVLKKLLEKKIALPQIVFATAFDRYAVRAFEVNAADYLLKPFDRKRVKQTVEKALARKAVPADSSSNAKLDALLRLVEEQVQGPKPAVTKIFGKVVVRAQSRLLLVDQSEICFASIEEGAIHVMTSAIEGQSNCRTLEELTEQLNPETFWRAHRSFIVNLKHIREVVPWFNSSYQLRMDDRKQTEIPVSRSQTKRLRELFNL from the coding sequence ATGGCACTCACCGCTCTAATCATCGATGACGAACCACTGGCTCGCCAGGAGTTGCAGTATCTGCTTGAGGCGATCGGTGGCATCGACCTGCTCGCGCAAGGTACCAACGGCATCGAAGCGGTTGACCTGATTCGCCTTCATCATCCCGATGTGGTTTTTCTGGATGTCCAAATGCCAGGTCTTGATGGCTTTGCTGTTCTGAAGAAGCTGTTGGAGAAGAAGATTGCCCTACCGCAGATCGTGTTTGCAACTGCGTTTGATCGTTACGCTGTTCGTGCATTTGAGGTAAACGCGGCGGACTACCTTCTCAAGCCTTTTGATCGCAAGCGAGTGAAACAGACGGTAGAGAAGGCGTTGGCGCGAAAGGCCGTACCGGCAGACTCCTCCAGCAATGCGAAGCTTGACGCTCTGTTGCGGCTTGTGGAAGAGCAGGTGCAGGGTCCAAAGCCTGCTGTCACGAAAATCTTTGGCAAGGTGGTGGTACGCGCACAGAGCCGGCTTCTTCTCGTCGATCAGAGCGAAATATGCTTCGCCTCGATCGAAGAAGGGGCAATCCATGTCATGACATCCGCGATCGAAGGGCAGTCAAACTGCCGCACCCTGGAAGAGTTGACCGAACAACTCAATCCCGAGACATTCTGGCGAGCCCACCGCTCATTTATCGTCAATTTGAAGCACATTCGGGAAGTTGTGCCGTGGTTCAACTCGAGCTATCAGCTTAGGATGGACGACCGCAAACAAACGGAGATTCCTGTGAGCCGCTCCCAAACCAAGCGGCTACGCGAACTATTTAATCTCTAG
- a CDS encoding zinc ribbon domain-containing protein, with product MTGFWNKETDGSPKAGDAELAMIPKWSIILAIIVFAATQYLFHGILPHHKAELLPWRLLMGYSSGTAFASYVLLVGYVSRDVKRRNMSAGLWLLIVILMPGGIGGVVYFLLRQPILSRCPHCSTEITSTYHFCPQCQFQMAPVCGQCFRGVQITDVYCTQCGHDLAEDHAPARLRAYSD from the coding sequence ATGACTGGCTTCTGGAACAAAGAGACGGATGGTTCACCGAAGGCAGGTGACGCTGAACTTGCCATGATTCCAAAATGGTCAATTATTTTGGCGATCATCGTCTTCGCCGCGACACAATATCTCTTTCACGGCATACTTCCCCACCACAAGGCAGAATTGCTACCGTGGCGACTGCTCATGGGCTATTCGTCGGGAACAGCCTTCGCAAGCTATGTTCTGCTGGTGGGCTACGTCAGCCGCGACGTCAAACGTAGAAACATGTCCGCCGGTCTTTGGCTGCTCATCGTCATCCTGATGCCCGGTGGAATCGGAGGAGTTGTATATTTCCTGCTGCGGCAGCCGATCCTGTCGCGTTGTCCGCATTGCAGCACAGAGATCACCTCTACCTACCACTTCTGTCCGCAATGTCAGTTCCAGATGGCCCCTGTGTGCGGGCAATGTTTCCGCGGTGTGCAGATCACAGATGTGTATTGCACCCAATGCGGACACGATCTCGCCGAGGATCACGCACCCGCACGGCTACGCGCCTACAGTGACTAG